In Pedobacter sp. WC2423, the following are encoded in one genomic region:
- a CDS encoding transposase, producing MNRKTKFSLSFKEALVKEVVSGSIGSRELSRKHGINDRYLRRLVKNYEDRGSLSHQQGNNIYDKALKVACVLSVIKKRLSLSEAATCFGIPSDSTIVHWMKLYGEFGEEGLETTKVGRSKNMSAPDNNRIKKKKDPLDPQAALQEELEFLRAENAYLKKLSALIQQEKSKAREPKPKRSKN from the coding sequence ATGAATAGAAAAACAAAGTTTAGTTTAAGCTTCAAGGAAGCTTTGGTGAAGGAGGTTGTTTCCGGGTCAATCGGATCAAGGGAACTTTCCAGAAAGCATGGCATCAACGACCGATACCTACGCCGTCTGGTCAAGAATTACGAGGACCGTGGTAGCTTGAGCCATCAGCAGGGCAATAATATATACGACAAGGCACTCAAGGTTGCATGCGTTCTTTCGGTGATAAAAAAGCGTTTATCTTTGAGCGAGGCGGCCACATGTTTCGGGATCCCCAGCGACAGCACCATCGTCCACTGGATGAAGCTCTATGGTGAATTTGGCGAGGAAGGTCTTGAAACTACCAAAGTTGGCCGTTCAAAGAATATGTCGGCACCAGATAACAACAGGATAAAAAAGAAGAAGGATCCATTAGATCCACAGGCAGCTTTGCAGGAGGAGCTGGAGTTCCTACGTGCAGAAAATGCATATCTAAAAAAGCTAAGTGCCTTAATTCAACAGGAAAAGTCCAAAGCGCGCGAACCAAAGCCAAAGCGGTCGAAGAATTAA
- a CDS encoding polysaccharide deacetylase family protein, which produces MKHYILSLTAAALFLSAGCQSKSQNKKEGTKDSTATVTTTTSNEPAAPNKAVDISKIKVADAKTILARKQVPVLCYHQIRDWRPKDSKAAKDYIIPIDVFKGHMKMLADSGYHTILLDQLYDYLNNGTPLPSKPILLTFDDTDLDQYTIAEPTMRKYGFKGAFFVMTVSLGRPNYMSKAQVKDLSDKGNDIGSHTWDHHNVKKYQGKDWEIQIDKPTKTLQEITGKNIHHFAYPFGLWNPEAIPELKKRGFKSAFILSTKRDEKDPLFTIRRIIASGYWTPKTLSNSIKNSF; this is translated from the coding sequence ATGAAACACTATATCCTATCCTTGACGGCTGCTGCATTATTTTTAAGTGCCGGCTGCCAGTCCAAATCTCAAAATAAAAAAGAAGGAACTAAAGACAGTACTGCTACTGTAACAACGACTACTTCCAATGAACCTGCTGCCCCGAATAAGGCTGTAGATATTTCAAAGATTAAAGTAGCTGACGCCAAAACAATTCTGGCGCGTAAACAAGTTCCGGTATTGTGTTACCATCAGATTCGTGATTGGAGACCTAAAGATTCCAAAGCGGCTAAAGATTATATTATTCCAATTGATGTATTTAAAGGTCATATGAAAATGCTGGCAGATAGTGGCTATCACACTATTTTGCTGGATCAATTATATGATTACTTGAATAACGGTACACCGCTGCCTTCTAAACCAATCTTACTGACTTTTGATGATACTGACCTTGATCAATATACCATTGCTGAGCCTACTATGAGAAAATATGGTTTTAAAGGCGCCTTCTTTGTGATGACTGTTTCTTTGGGCAGACCAAATTACATGAGCAAAGCACAAGTTAAAGATCTCTCAGATAAAGGAAATGATATCGGCTCTCATACCTGGGATCACCACAACGTGAAAAAGTACCAGGGTAAAGACTGGGAAATCCAGATTGACAAACCAACAAAAACATTACAGGAAATTACTGGTAAAAATATTCACCATTTCGCTTATCCATTTGGTTTATGGAACCCGGAAGCTATTCCAGAATTGAAGAAAAGAGGATTCAAGAGTGCGTTTATTTTATCTACTAAACGTGATGAGAAAGATCCGCTGTTTACCATCAGAAGGATTATTGCTAGTGGTTACTGGACACCAAAAACCCTGAGCAATAGCATTAAAAATAGTTTCTAA
- a CDS encoding glycosyltransferase family 4 protein — protein sequence MKVAVLSPVAWRTPPRHYGPWEQMASNLTEGLHDAGVEVVLFATGDSITSAELRSVVKKGYEEDRHQDAKVIECLHISNLMEQSDDFDLIHNHFDFLPLSYSGLIRTPVLTTIHGFSSEKIVKVYQKYNRHNHYVSISNANRHPSLNYLGTVYNGLVTQDFQFNDTPDDYLLFFGRIHPDKGTAEAIQIAIKSKKRLLIAGIIQDERYYKEAVEPYLNEEIVFLGSAGPDQRNELLKGALALLHPINFAEPFGLSVAEAMLCGTPVIAFNKGSMPELIEHEKTGFLVESVEEAVTAVAKISKLKRTDCHKWAKRKFSKEKMVEDYLSLYQQIL from the coding sequence ATGAAAGTTGCTGTATTATCACCTGTTGCCTGGAGAACTCCGCCACGTCACTATGGGCCATGGGAACAAATGGCTTCTAATTTAACAGAAGGTTTGCATGATGCCGGAGTGGAGGTCGTTTTATTTGCCACCGGCGATTCTATTACCTCAGCCGAATTAAGAAGTGTTGTGAAAAAAGGTTATGAGGAAGATCGTCATCAGGATGCAAAAGTTATAGAGTGCCTTCATATCAGTAACCTGATGGAACAGTCAGATGATTTTGATTTAATTCATAATCATTTTGACTTTCTGCCCCTAAGTTATTCGGGATTAATCAGAACTCCGGTGTTAACTACTATTCACGGGTTTTCATCAGAAAAAATTGTAAAGGTTTACCAGAAATATAACCGGCATAACCATTATGTTTCTATCAGCAATGCCAATCGTCATCCATCGCTCAATTATCTGGGCACGGTATACAATGGTTTGGTTACGCAGGATTTTCAGTTTAATGACACTCCGGATGATTACCTTTTGTTCTTTGGAAGGATCCATCCGGATAAAGGAACAGCTGAAGCCATACAAATTGCTATAAAGAGTAAAAAAAGACTTTTAATCGCCGGAATTATTCAGGATGAACGTTATTATAAAGAAGCTGTTGAGCCTTATTTAAATGAGGAGATTGTATTTTTAGGTTCTGCCGGCCCTGATCAGCGCAACGAACTTTTGAAGGGGGCCTTAGCTTTATTACATCCAATTAATTTCGCTGAACCTTTTGGGTTAAGTGTCGCTGAAGCTATGTTGTGCGGAACTCCTGTAATTGCTTTTAATAAAGGTTCCATGCCGGAACTTATCGAACATGAAAAAACAGGTTTCCTGGTGGAGAGTGTAGAAGAAGCTGTGACTGCGGTAGCAAAAATCTCTAAACTCAAAAGAACTGACTGCCACAAATGGGCAAAACGCAAGTTTTCTAAAGAGAAAATGGTAGAGGACTATCTCAGCCTCTACCAGCAAATTCTATAA
- a CDS encoding outer membrane beta-barrel protein: MLVFPILLFYGDCWGQSSEIKGRIIDGQTGLKIEYADIFFYKDSLKILRVNSDTSGVFTISLSSFNICKKVVVSALNYKSLIVYDLKNLRDNQGNWVFELQPLNNMLKTVEIKSTKKYRDTVRIDLSNENFDRSKMVEELFYTSGLSVDSRGQLWYKGNVVSGIKVNGKDFFGKNNMGIYKILPALTMKNIEIISTNIDSVTNTIITKPDIKLNFILKEKYNKGNFGNVNMSVGSSERYLFQGSLYLYNKNEQFSFFINSNNVNANDNIINEPVVDFSTNTNTVKYKSGKITYERTFKKLILSASLKGALTDKDYKSLTEREEQIISQKSKMSSSLKDKIFLLDEANFGIDYKMDSLSVFSFHQSLNYKNNNILDSTEYNIQKAEIRTLSQIYKKNEKGTLQLITNFKYNWRSFSKKGRTIGIQYLYKIGNYKTKEYNDILNVNAGLPGQYFINGNRNVFTKALSIESTLTEPLGDNSYFSLISAFRRNILDYHSNVESDTVINFLRDPVKINNKYIDFGGKYHKSFKKISFDASVGVNVNLRQVEFVSIPDNEVLTNLVAKVNVNYAINNRKNLSFSYNQSVDEQGVNNLTGINSSFGLVSQFKGNPYLKSEVKKRIEVTYNLKKSDSLDLSFSGGFDLYKNKLGYIVNSSSSLIQETYVDNIGNAKTTDLSFSLNRYFSNGRTLNYFIKLNYEETPVITNQELLINKSYAVNQSLSYNSGLIISILSQSSTLSASFTKYHTDAYNSNSFNITLSNKLSANVFNIKASLFPLINLSKNINSSLAYATNFELSKDIFKKLGTCWIQVYDVFNTFKYNNDFLGPTYKQTLKYSNLQRYILVGVSFKFNSMK; encoded by the coding sequence GTGTTGGTTTTTCCTATACTTCTTTTCTATGGAGATTGTTGGGGACAGAGTAGTGAAATTAAGGGAAGGATTATCGATGGTCAGACTGGGCTTAAGATTGAATACGCTGATATATTTTTTTATAAAGATTCCTTGAAAATTTTACGTGTTAACTCAGATACATCTGGAGTATTTACAATTTCCCTTAGTTCATTTAATATATGTAAAAAAGTGGTGGTATCAGCATTAAACTACAAATCTTTGATTGTTTATGATTTGAAAAATCTAAGGGATAACCAAGGCAATTGGGTGTTTGAACTACAACCACTTAATAATATGTTGAAGACAGTTGAGATAAAGTCAACGAAAAAATATCGGGATACTGTTAGAATTGATTTATCTAATGAAAATTTTGACCGCTCAAAAATGGTTGAAGAATTATTTTATACTTCTGGTCTTTCAGTTGATAGTAGAGGTCAATTATGGTATAAAGGAAATGTAGTTTCTGGGATTAAAGTTAATGGAAAAGATTTTTTTGGAAAAAATAATATGGGTATTTATAAAATCTTACCAGCATTAACTATGAAGAATATTGAGATTATATCTACGAATATTGATTCTGTTACTAATACTATCATTACAAAACCTGACATAAAATTAAATTTTATTCTCAAAGAAAAGTATAATAAGGGGAACTTTGGAAATGTAAATATGTCAGTTGGGAGTTCTGAAAGATACCTGTTTCAAGGTAGTTTATATTTATATAATAAAAATGAACAGTTTTCTTTTTTTATAAATTCTAATAATGTTAATGCTAATGATAATATAATTAATGAACCTGTTGTGGATTTTTCGACTAATACTAATACTGTAAAGTATAAATCAGGGAAGATTACTTATGAAAGAACGTTTAAGAAACTTATTCTTTCTGCATCATTGAAAGGAGCTTTAACAGATAAGGATTATAAGTCTTTAACTGAAAGGGAAGAACAAATTATATCTCAAAAATCAAAAATGTCAAGTAGTTTAAAGGATAAAATATTTCTATTGGATGAAGCAAATTTTGGAATAGACTATAAAATGGATTCTTTGAGTGTGTTTTCTTTCCATCAATCTCTTAATTACAAAAATAATAATATTTTAGATTCAACAGAGTACAATATTCAAAAAGCTGAAATCAGAACATTGTCTCAAATATATAAGAAAAATGAGAAGGGAACGCTTCAGTTAATCACAAATTTCAAGTATAATTGGAGATCATTTAGTAAAAAAGGACGAACAATAGGAATTCAATATCTTTATAAGATAGGTAACTATAAAACAAAAGAGTATAATGATATTTTGAATGTAAATGCTGGGCTGCCAGGTCAATACTTCATTAATGGAAACCGAAATGTATTCACCAAAGCTTTGTCTATAGAATCCACTTTGACAGAGCCCCTGGGGGATAACTCTTATTTCAGTCTTATTTCAGCTTTTAGAAGAAATATACTGGATTATCATTCAAATGTTGAGAGTGATACTGTAATTAACTTCCTTCGCGACCCTGTTAAGATAAATAATAAATATATTGATTTTGGAGGTAAGTATCATAAATCTTTTAAAAAGATAAGCTTTGATGCATCCGTTGGTGTTAATGTTAATTTAAGGCAAGTTGAGTTTGTAAGTATTCCGGATAATGAAGTTCTTACTAATTTGGTAGCCAAAGTGAATGTTAATTATGCAATAAACAATAGAAAGAATTTGTCTTTTTCTTATAATCAATCAGTTGATGAACAGGGAGTTAATAATTTGACTGGTATTAATTCCTCCTTTGGTCTCGTAAGTCAATTTAAAGGCAATCCGTATTTGAAGTCAGAGGTTAAAAAAAGAATAGAAGTAACATATAATCTAAAGAAATCCGATTCATTGGATCTTTCTTTTTCGGGAGGATTTGATTTATATAAAAATAAATTAGGGTACATAGTCAATAGCTCTTCTTCACTTATCCAGGAAACTTACGTTGATAATATTGGCAATGCAAAAACTACAGATCTATCATTTTCTCTAAATCGCTATTTTTCAAATGGGCGGACTTTAAATTATTTTATAAAATTGAATTATGAGGAGACTCCAGTTATTACTAATCAAGAACTATTGATAAATAAAAGTTATGCAGTGAATCAGTCACTATCTTATAATAGTGGATTAATTATATCTATTTTATCTCAATCATCAACATTAAGTGCTTCATTTACTAAATATCATACTGATGCTTATAATTCTAATTCTTTCAATATTACTTTATCTAATAAATTATCAGCGAACGTTTTTAATATAAAAGCGAGTCTTTTTCCTTTGATTAATCTAAGTAAAAACATAAATTCCAGTTTGGCTTATGCAACAAATTTTGAATTATCAAAAGATATTTTTAAGAAGCTTGGTACATGCTGGATTCAAGTGTATGATGTTTTTAACACATTTAAATATAATAATGACTTTCTTGGTCCAACTTATAAACAGACATTAAAATATTCCAATTTGCAACGATACATTCTCGTTGGTGTAAGTTTTAAATTTAATAGTATGAAATAG
- a CDS encoding outer membrane beta-barrel protein, which yields MKKLLLSLIAVSALAFTTQAQTEKGKFMLGGNVEFNSTKENGASKSDTKFNIVPSVGYFISDNFAIGTGVGFGFAKTQAGTAALPNAATKVQEFVVAPFARYYKGINESFKFFGQLSVPMAFGNNKVTTDGDNYAKTSKYNNVGVVLSPGFAFFPSKKFGIEFSVKGISYNDNTSKNNNGDKIGGNKDFSIGANFFAPKIGVQFYL from the coding sequence ATGAAAAAATTATTATTATCATTAATCGCAGTTTCAGCATTAGCATTCACAACTCAAGCTCAAACTGAAAAAGGTAAATTCATGTTAGGTGGTAATGTTGAATTTAACTCAACTAAAGAAAACGGAGCATCAAAATCTGATACTAAGTTTAATATCGTTCCAAGTGTAGGATATTTCATCTCTGATAACTTTGCAATTGGTACAGGTGTTGGTTTCGGTTTTGCTAAAACTCAAGCTGGTACAGCTGCTCTTCCTAATGCAGCAACAAAAGTTCAGGAATTTGTAGTTGCTCCATTTGCACGTTACTACAAAGGTATCAATGAGTCATTCAAATTCTTCGGACAATTATCAGTTCCAATGGCATTCGGTAATAACAAAGTTACTACTGATGGTGATAACTACGCAAAAACATCTAAATATAATAATGTAGGTGTTGTTTTATCTCCAGGTTTCGCTTTTTTCCCAAGCAAAAAATTCGGTATTGAATTCTCTGTTAAAGGTATTAGCTACAATGACAACACTTCGAAAAATAACAACGGTGATAAAATCGGTGGAAACAAAGATTTCAGCATTGGCGCAAATTTCTTCGCTCCAAAAATTGGTGTTCAGTTTTACTTATAG
- a CDS encoding glycoside hydrolase family 130 protein, whose translation MRLLIERKPIKVYPDPKRVIARFFFNGEDRAKEVIKRVLTLSDQEVFGLISPILQEYSKRHRNITKILARHCKQIKHCIEEMEVDYESLSKYQRLLLGSYFTHEYSIESAAFFNPSVVEDPDQSELVEGEKRLIISFRAVGEGHISSVVFRRALIDSNGNITVNPAGNYIDEAEVVRNAVYNKKLFLKRAADAMIDLHILDEIGLKLEEKFDYAVLRRVIVDSKNLQTDDLKKLEYDKILWLSDTYHEISFSRDTDISDRVIFPISEFERKGIEDARFVRFIKEDGSVIYYATYTAFDGAMILPKLLQTTDFYDFKVSPLHGAGAQNKNLALFPRKINGKYAMMSRIDGWNNYLMYSDKLTVWDHPVKLQQPQFPWEFIQIGNCGSPIETEAGWLVITHGVGPMRRYCLGASLLDLEDPSIEIGRLTEPLVIPNNDEREGYVPNVLYSCGSIIHNGELIIPYGLSDYCSSFASVKIELLLAKLLSSASETKTLDEDRDESKREEKL comes from the coding sequence ATGAGACTATTAATAGAGCGCAAACCAATAAAAGTATATCCTGATCCAAAACGTGTAATAGCCAGGTTTTTTTTTAATGGTGAGGATAGAGCTAAAGAAGTAATCAAACGGGTTCTGACCTTATCAGACCAGGAAGTATTTGGTTTGATATCCCCAATTTTACAAGAGTATTCCAAAAGACACCGGAACATTACCAAGATTCTTGCGCGTCACTGTAAACAGATTAAACACTGTATAGAAGAAATGGAAGTTGATTATGAGTCATTGAGTAAATATCAGCGGCTTTTATTGGGGTCCTATTTCACACACGAATATTCTATAGAATCCGCTGCCTTTTTTAACCCATCAGTTGTCGAAGATCCTGATCAGTCAGAATTAGTAGAAGGAGAGAAAAGATTAATCATCAGTTTCCGGGCAGTAGGAGAAGGTCATATCTCTTCAGTAGTATTCAGAAGAGCTTTAATTGACTCTAATGGAAACATCACAGTAAACCCGGCAGGAAACTATATAGATGAGGCAGAAGTAGTCCGCAATGCAGTATACAATAAAAAACTCTTTTTAAAACGAGCTGCGGATGCCATGATTGATCTCCATATTCTGGATGAGATAGGCCTGAAATTAGAAGAGAAGTTTGATTATGCTGTTTTAAGAAGAGTAATCGTCGATTCCAAAAACCTTCAGACTGATGATTTGAAGAAACTCGAATATGATAAGATACTCTGGCTTTCTGATACTTATCATGAGATTAGTTTTTCAAGAGATACTGATATCTCAGACCGTGTTATTTTTCCTATCTCAGAATTTGAACGTAAAGGGATTGAGGATGCCCGGTTTGTCAGGTTTATTAAAGAAGATGGATCGGTAATCTATTATGCAACGTACACTGCATTTGATGGTGCGATGATCTTACCTAAACTCTTACAAACGACAGATTTTTACGACTTTAAAGTAAGTCCGCTCCATGGGGCAGGGGCACAGAATAAAAATTTAGCTTTGTTTCCAAGAAAGATTAATGGCAAATATGCCATGATGTCAAGAATTGACGGATGGAATAACTATCTGATGTATTCCGATAAACTTACCGTATGGGATCATCCGGTAAAGTTGCAGCAACCACAGTTTCCATGGGAATTTATCCAGATTGGGAATTGCGGATCTCCAATTGAAACAGAAGCTGGCTGGTTAGTCATTACACATGGAGTAGGACCAATGCGCCGCTACTGTTTAGGTGCTAGCTTATTAGACCTGGAAGACCCTTCTATAGAGATTGGCAGGCTTACAGAGCCTCTGGTGATTCCTAATAATGATGAAAGAGAAGGTTATGTACCCAATGTATTGTATTCATGCGGGTCAATTATCCATAATGGCGAATTAATTATCCCTTATGGATTATCTGATTACTGCTCTTCGTTCGCTTCAGTGAAAATTGAATTATTACTCGCCAAGTTGTTAAGCTCAGCGAGTGAAACCAAAACACTCGATGAGGATAGAGATGAAAGTAAACGAGAAGAAAAGTTATAG
- a CDS encoding IS3 family transposase translates to MSKKAKCLNSTGKVQSARTKAKAVEELRHTYDLHLLLSASELARSTFYYHLKHAKEDRYAPARKLISDIFHRHRGRYGYRRITAALKQQGCTINHKTVSRIMGELGLKCTLRPKRYRSYKGDHGRIAPDLVRRGFKTELPNQKWVTDVTEFAVAGQKLYLSPILDLYNSEIISYHLDVRPNYGLVGRMVEMAFEKHADLNGLILHSDQGWHYQMKSYQRALEKKGVLQSMSRKGNCLDNAVMENFFGILKSELFYVKKYTSVEELKTDIKSYIEYYNNDRIKMKLNAKSPVQYRTLAA, encoded by the coding sequence ATATCTAAAAAAGCTAAGTGCCTTAATTCAACAGGAAAAGTCCAAAGCGCGCGAACCAAAGCCAAAGCGGTCGAAGAATTAAGGCATACCTATGACCTGCATCTATTATTGTCTGCTTCTGAACTGGCGCGGAGCACGTTCTACTATCACCTTAAACATGCTAAAGAAGATAGGTATGCACCTGCCAGGAAGCTGATCTCCGATATCTTTCACAGACACAGGGGGCGTTATGGATATCGGCGGATAACGGCAGCGCTCAAGCAACAGGGCTGTACGATCAACCACAAAACGGTGTCAAGGATTATGGGCGAACTTGGGCTAAAATGTACACTGAGGCCTAAAAGATACCGATCCTATAAGGGAGACCATGGAAGGATTGCGCCCGATCTGGTGAGGCGAGGTTTCAAAACCGAGCTGCCGAACCAAAAGTGGGTCACTGATGTTACGGAATTTGCAGTGGCAGGCCAGAAACTCTATCTCTCCCCGATACTCGATCTCTACAATTCAGAGATCATTTCTTATCATCTAGACGTCCGGCCCAATTACGGTCTGGTCGGCAGAATGGTAGAAATGGCATTTGAAAAACATGCCGACCTCAACGGCCTAATACTGCATTCCGACCAGGGATGGCACTATCAGATGAAATCCTATCAGCGTGCGCTAGAAAAGAAGGGGGTGCTACAGAGCATGTCCAGAAAAGGCAACTGCCTGGACAATGCGGTAATGGAGAACTTCTTCGGAATACTAAAATCAGAACTATTCTACGTGAAAAAATATACATCAGTCGAAGAACTCAAAACAGATATCAAAAGTTATATTGAATACTACAACAATGACAGGATCAAAATGAAACTAAATGCAAAAAGTCCGGTACAATACCGGACTCTTGCAGCCTAA
- a CDS encoding DUF5977 domain-containing protein — MRKIYLLLSLTFFGLTGYTQTLTGPATSTSGSTIEVAVSGETSTSHCLNYPLFNPTETTTASPYESIGTSANPSNIQGKNLWNASTKNPTKFSMMVHNSFSYPVTATYYFTIKITDDNTGRSYDTRQQFTITINPSVITPGTYYNREKTRVLYRNNCGPGYTSEPLTYTVPAGKFISYTQDNADAMAEVDIITNGQDQANRDLTCMPTCTSAPAAIYQHVFNYKFWPLQSSRQQVNVQVNELPDVSYYWYVDGVLRRVGDYSFSIYWDCSEKHVIEVEAVNPCGKSNRLTFVKPAKCR; from the coding sequence ATGAGAAAAATTTACTTATTGCTATCACTTACGTTTTTCGGTTTAACCGGGTATACGCAAACATTAACTGGACCAGCTACATCAACCAGTGGCTCAACCATTGAAGTAGCTGTTTCTGGTGAGACATCTACTTCACACTGCCTAAATTATCCTTTATTTAACCCTACCGAAACGACAACAGCCTCTCCTTATGAAAGTATTGGGACTTCTGCAAATCCCAGTAATATACAAGGAAAAAACCTTTGGAATGCTAGTACAAAAAACCCTACCAAATTCAGTATGATGGTACATAATAGTTTCTCTTATCCAGTTACTGCTACTTATTATTTTACAATTAAAATAACCGATGATAATACAGGCAGATCTTATGATACCAGACAACAATTTACAATAACTATCAATCCATCTGTAATTACACCTGGTACTTATTATAATAGGGAAAAAACAAGAGTTTTATATAGAAATAATTGCGGCCCTGGATACACTTCGGAACCATTAACATACACTGTACCTGCAGGAAAATTTATCTCATATACGCAAGATAATGCGGATGCAATGGCAGAAGTAGATATAATTACTAATGGACAAGACCAAGCAAACCGAGACCTTACTTGCATGCCTACATGTACCAGCGCCCCAGCCGCAATTTATCAGCATGTTTTCAATTACAAATTCTGGCCACTTCAATCTTCAAGGCAACAGGTAAATGTTCAAGTAAATGAATTACCAGACGTAAGTTACTATTGGTATGTCGATGGTGTTTTGAGAAGAGTTGGAGATTATTCATTTTCAATTTATTGGGATTGCTCAGAAAAGCACGTAATCGAAGTGGAGGCAGTCAATCCTTGTGGAAAATCTAACAGACTTACATTTGTTAAACCTGCCAAATGCAGATAA